A genomic stretch from Strongyloides ratti genome assembly S_ratti_ED321, chromosome : 1 includes:
- a CDS encoding Asator, with protein sequence MSEESKLPDLTGTKFRKVYYVLKALDKGGFGAVYIVWQKPANEKDPSKLINCPNFKMSDITEANINQFKALKAELNDVDGATGLKMEVKILKTMVKTYSDMTHYTNLGVALKKKKYCYAIMTLLGKNLKTLAQLQPSKRFSKKTWLRVSIQTLYGIKKLHEIGYIHRDIKPPNFVIGHSEDITRSRIIHVLDFGLSRQYAVLNRHNKFVFKAPRKVVDFRGTARYCSINMHFDKEVGRKDDIWSWLFSMMDLYCGTPWEHLRGQEMEDFKMKTTNESIIALLPEPLHNPTEQLSKVEILKRPSYESFYKALKEMMIQEKATFLDPYDWETTVNKRAKHLENYLSLDDEMAADYISNPIRKIKNDSDSEEGLNKDSCTKES encoded by the exons ATGTCAGAAGAAAGTAAACTTCCAGATTTAACTGGAACAAAATTTCGTAAAGTATATTATGTATTGAAAGCTTTGGATAAAGGTGGTTTTGGTGCTGTTTATATTGTATGGCAAAAACCAGCAAATGAAAAAGATCCctcaaaattaataaattgtcccaattttaaaatgtcgGATATAACAGAAGCCAACATTAACCAATTTAAAGCATTAAAAGCTGAACTTAATGATGTTGATGGTGCAACTGGATTAAAAATggaagtaaaaattttaaaaacaatggTAAAGACATACTCAGATATGACACATTATACAAATCTTGGAGTAGcattgaagaaaaaaaaatattgttatgcAATAATGACATTGTTAggaaaaaatttgaaaacaCTTGCTCAATTACAACCTTCTAAACGATTCAGTAAAAAGACATGGTTACGTGTTTCTATTCAAACATTGTATGGAATTAAAAAACTTCATGAAATTGGATATATACATAG aGATATAAAACCTCCAAATTTTGTTATTGGACATTCAGAAGATATTACTCGGTCACGAATAATACATGTATTAGATTTTGGACTTTCTCGTCAATATGCTGTATTAAATAGacataataaatttgtatttaaaGCTCCAAGAAAAGTAGTTGACTTTAGAGGAACAGCAAGATACTGTTCCATTAATATGCATTTTGATAAAGAAGTTGGAAGAAAAGATGATATATGGAGTTGGTTATTTAGTATGATGGATTTGTATTGTGGTACACCATGGGAACATTTACGTGGACAGGAAATGgaagattttaaaatgaaaacaaCTAATGAAAGTATTATTGCTCTACTACCAGAACCATTACACAATCCAACAGAACAACTATCAAAagttgaaatattaaaacgtCCAAGTTAtgaaagtttttataaagcattaaaagaaatgatGATACAGGAAAAGGCAACTTTCTTAGATCCATATGATTGGGAGACAACTGTTAACAAACGGGCAAAACAtctagaaaattatttatcactAGATGATGAAATGGCAGCAGATTATATATCTAATccaataagaaaaattaaaaatgacagTGATTCCGAGGAAGGATTAAACAAAGATAGTTGTACAAAAGAATcatag